The genomic stretch CCAGCGTATCTCTGCTTTTTTTGAATATTCCTTCATAAGCGTCCTAATAAAAAACATCCCGTTTCCCGGGATGTTTTAAAGTTAAGTATCTTTTATTTGTAGAGGATGGAATAATATTCCCTGGCCATCCGGTTGCTGTCGAACTGCCAGCGTACGTCCCGCATACCGTTCTTGATTATCTGCCGCCAAACATCATGGTTCTCGTAATAAAGCGGCAATACCTGGTTTTCCAGTATCTCGTACAGTTTGTTCAGATCATATTCATCCTGTTCGTGCACACTGATATTCTCATAGTCAATGGGCGGAACAACAAAGCCGTTATTCCCGTGATTAATGAACTCACATATCCACCCGTCGTGTGTACTGCAGTTTACAGAACCGTTCATGGCAGCTGTCATACCGCTGGTTCCGCTTGCCTCGCGGGGAACACGGGGATTATTCAGCCAAAGATCCGATGCCTGTTTTAACCGCTTGCTCAACGCCAGCTCATAACCTACGCAAACAGCTACATTATCATACTTCTTGCTTAAATGAACCAATGCATTGAAATCGCTGATGGCAGGATAATCAACCGGGTATGGCTTGCCTGCCCAGATGATCTGCACCGGGTACTTCGGGTTATTTAACAATGCCTCAAATCTTTCTTCATCCCGGGTCAGCAATTCAGCCCTTTTGTAGCCGGCAAACCTTCTGGCCCATACGATCGTAAATACATCTGGATTTAACAGCTTACCTGTCTGGTCGGCTACAATATCAAAAGCCCGTTTCTTTAAATATTTTTTCCGGTCATCAAAGCTGCCGTCGTTATGCTCTTCCATGAACCGGTACAGTTGTTTATCGGCCCAGTAATGCCAGTTCTGGGCATTGGTGATGGCGGTTATTTCGCAGATATCCTCGTATTTGCTCCAGAGTTTACGGCTTACCTCCCCATGCAACTGGCTGACCCCGTTTGCAAATTTTGCAAAACGCAATGCCGCCAATGAATGATTGAAGAGGTCCCCTTCCATGCCCGTGAGTTTCCGGACCTCATCAAGTTTTAATCCGCAGAAATAGCTCATCTTTTCGCAAAGGTGGATATCGTGCTT from Chitinophagaceae bacterium encodes the following:
- the glgP gene encoding alpha-glucan family phosphorylase, coding for MNFSSFNVPYEVDGQYNKRVAYFSMEFAVHQPLKIYSGGLGFLSGSHMRSAYELRQNLIGIGILWKYGYYDQARNQDQTLQVQWNEKIYNFLEDTGIKFQIDIHEHPVWVKAWYLNPETFKSAPLFLLSTDLPENDYVSQTISHRLYDANVATKVAQFILLGVGGAKLIDELNFNPELYHLNEAHAVSAAFYLYKKFGSIEEVRNRLVFTTHTPEEAGNEKHDIHLCEKMSYFCGLKLDEVRKLTGMEGDLFNHSLAALRFAKFANGVSQLHGEVSRKLWSKYEDICEITAITNAQNWHYWADKQLYRFMEEHNDGSFDDRKKYLKKRAFDIVADQTGKLLNPDVFTIVWARRFAGYKRAELLTRDEERFEALLNNPKYPVQIIWAGKPYPVDYPAISDFNALVHLSKKYDNVAVCVGYELALSKRLKQASDLWLNNPRVPREASGTSGMTAAMNGSVNCSTHDGWICEFINHGNNGFVVPPIDYENISVHEQDEYDLNKLYEILENQVLPLYYENHDVWRQIIKNGMRDVRWQFDSNRMAREYYSILYK